In Anopheles gambiae chromosome 2, idAnoGambNW_F1_1, whole genome shotgun sequence, a single window of DNA contains:
- the LOC1273241 gene encoding uncharacterized protein LOC1273241: MLKLAFLVTTLVVCCHAGRRDVTRHKPQLVVVEEYEERQTTTLPPPPKPYAFTYSAGRSPGHVDRTHSEVSDGSGVVRGSFSYVDPRNQVRTVEYTADSHGFYPVLSHLPATPQQTEAVARAQEKHFALYAKIAQEHADAHSGRAVEPKLPKDTVAVAKAKDRHFSLYEKIAQEHARIGAEQEAARLAFEATSVKYEEE, translated from the exons ATGCTGAAGCTCGCA TTCCTGGTGACGACGCTGGTAGTGTGCTGCCATGCTGGCCGCCGTGACGTGACCCGCCACAAGCCCCAGCTCGTGGTGGTGGAAGAGTACGAGGAAAGGCAGACGACCACtctgccaccgccgccgaaACCGTACGCCTTCACGTACAGTGCCGGCCGCTCGCCAGGACACGTGGATCGCACGCACAGCGAGGTGTCGGACGGTAGCGGAGTGGTGCGCGGCTCCTTCTCCTACGTCGATCCGCGCAATCAGGTCCGCACGGTCGAGTATACGGCCGACTCGCACGGCTTCTACCCGGTGCTGAGCCATCTGCCCGCGACGCCCCAGCAGACGGAAGCGGTCGCCCGGGCCCAGGAGAAACACTTCGCCCTGtacgccaagattgcgcaagAGCATGCCGATGCGCACAGCGGACGGGCGGTG GAACCTAAACTGCCCAAGGacacggtggcggtggcgaaAGCGAAGGATCGCCACTTTTCGCTGTACGAAAAGATTGCCCAGGAGCATGCGCGCATCGGGGCGGAACAGGAAGCGGCCCGGCTAGCCTTTGAAGCAACCTCGGTGAAGTACGAGGAGGAGTGA
- the LOC11175786 gene encoding uncharacterized protein LOC11175786, with protein MIETDRAVKMTFSPSPLWRALMGAGRARLTQVPQGLDWKAFERWFSLLVQAFAMLCQLLVTLALLDLSLGQSDYPNYPQDTPKDTNAYPDYGNPAPPNPAPTNPQPVNPQPVNPQPQYPDYSYVETVPTTTATPATEPTKRRQVFPPTPTGRSGPTRRQRANRIVRWYFMNDWGTMPVRATTVVRRRSMGRSSLSRMPPYYRSMLAGSRALSSNAPSTTGTRRIEYWYW; from the exons ATGATCGAAACGGACCGGGCAGTTAAAATGACATTTTCTCCTTCCCCACTGTGGCGAGCGTTAATGGGTGCGGGCAGGGCAAGATTAACACAGGTACCCCAGGGCCTAGATTGGAAAGCATTTGAACGGTGGTTTTCACTGCTAGTGCAAGCATTCGCGATGTTGTGCCAGCTGCTGGTGACTCTAGCG CTTCTCGACCTGTCGCTCGGACAGAGCGACTATCCCAACTACCCGCAGGACACTCCAAAAGACACCAATGCGTACCCCGATTATGGCAATCCGGCGCCCCCTAATCCGGCACCCACCAACCCACAGCCCGTCAATCCGCAGCCCGTCAATCCGCAGCCCCAATATCCCGACTACAGCTACGTGGAAACGGTGCCAACGACCACCGCAACGCCCGCCACAGAGCCGACCAAAAGACGGCAGGTGTTTCCACCGACACCTACCGGACGATCGGGACCTACAAGACGGCAGCGTGCGAACCGAATCGTGCGCTGGTACTTCATGAATGACTGGGGCACGATGCCAGTGCGGGCGACGACCGTTGTACGTCGCCGCAGCATGGGACGATCGTCTCTGAGCAGGATGCCACCGTACTATCGCAGCATGCTGGCGGGTTCCCGTGCCCTCAGCTCCAATGCCCCAAGCACCACGGGGACACGACGCATCGAATATTGGTACTGGTAG
- the LOC133391132 gene encoding uncharacterized protein LOC133391132, giving the protein MVISVRTIVLLVLLVTVPGDDAFFLTLYRDQPTSMACRWYNMPAYANAINGQFPSTGGGLVNSYNGGANGAGGLSYLAGLASMLTRLYPDASIPVPGGSSQTRPRVIVRVDQTGPAGNRNPAQGAGATQVPVAGGTTNRELDYADPDSGYYYDDGDGYAYDDDYSDTTDDGNTDTYYDVPAAPPVRQVGNVLQEWYASSAPTVDPCSVCLLNMLMG; this is encoded by the exons ATGGTCATTTCCGTGCGTACAATCGTGCTTCTCGTATTGCTG GTGACCGTGCCGGGAGATGACGCCTTCTTCCTAACCCTCTACCGAGACCAGCCGACCAGTATGGCCTGCCGCTGGTACAACATGCCAGCGTACGCGAACGCCATCAATGGGCAGTTTCCGTCGACTGGCGGCGGGCTGGTGAACAGCTACAACGGCGGTGCCAACGGCGCTGGAGGGCTTAGCTACCTTGCCGGCCTAGCCTCCATGCTGACCCGGCTCTATCCCGATGCATCGATCCCCGTGCCCGGCGGTTCCTCACAAACGCGCCCCCGCGTGATAGTGCGAGTCGACCAAACGGGACCGGCCGGGAACAGGAACCCAGCACAGGGAGCCGGTGCGACCCAGGTGCCGGTCGCCGGCGGTACTACAAACCGTGAGTTAGACTATGCCGACCCCGACTCGGGATACTATTACGATGACGGGGACGGTTACGCCTACGATGATGATTACAGTGATACTACCGACGATGGGAACACTGATACGTATTATGACGTGCCTGCAGCGCCGCCTGTACGCCAGGTCGGCAACGTCCTACAGGAGTGGTACGCGTCGTCGGCACCGACCGTTGACCCGTGCAGCGTTTGCCTGCTAAACATGTTGATGGGATAA